The Gossypium raimondii isolate GPD5lz chromosome 2, ASM2569854v1, whole genome shotgun sequence genome segment CCATGTTTGGGGACAAAACAATCGGGGAAGTTGTGGTTCCTTTACTGGATCTGATCCAAGAGTCTAATAATGGAGTTGTTAGATTTGTGACTTACCAGGTACGGACTACGGATGGCAAAGCAAATGGAGAGTTGAATTTCTCTTTTAAGGTGGTGAATATTGGGAAGGATGAGGGTTCAAAGGTGGAAACCCCGGCGAGCCTGATAACTGGCTATCCCCTATTTTATCATCACTCCCCTGCGCCTGAGCCTTCATTGGAAGTTGAGAGCGAATCGCCGAAAGCCCATTATCCAGTTCTAGATTTAGAAGATATGTTGGTGCAGGGACCTCATCAGCTTCACCCTACATCGTCTGGAAGTCAGCATCTGAATCTGATCCAAGAAACTAATTATTTTCTGCCACAAAATGGTTACTATGAGCTACCTCCGCCGCCCCCGCCTCCGCCTCCGCCTCCGCCTCTGCCATATCCTCCCCCACCCCCCGCAGCCACGGCATATGGCGGACCTTATTATTACCGCCACCCACCTCCTCCACCAGGGTCCAATATATGGGGTCTCACCCCTTATGTGGGTGGTCCTGGTTATTGTGCACCTGATGGGACGCAGCTCGGCTCTGCTGACGTACCGTTGGAGACTTGGCCGAGTGGTTGGCAGGAATAGAGTGTGGAAGGAAATTACCATGCATCTTCTGGGAATGGTTGGTGAGGTTAATTTTTAGCAAATGTTTTTGAGTTgccatgtattattattattattattattattattatttgctgatgaatgataaaattgtgtatttaactatcaaaaattgtaaatttatgtACTTGCTGTTAAGTAACTagatttatgaaaaaaaaattaataaatacatttttaaaaattaaaaaaaatcaatttatgttttgattattacttacaataattttatataaaaaagcaaaaatattttcataaaaatataatttaatttgtatattgaattattttaataattttataattaaggcCCCTTTGATTCAGTTTCTACCTAGAGTTGTTCATTAACCGGGTCAAGACTCTattctaagaaaaaaaaatcatgtccGAGTCCATTTTCGGGCCAACTTAATTTGATTCacccaaaaaatttatttaatttttaaaaagatattttaaaaaataatttatatattttataattaaatttaaattaaaaatactttttattatttaaattgaattagtatCGGATGGGATATTAAACCCAGTTCTACCTCTACCTCTGAGGTGAGTTGTGAAACATTTTTGTACTTCAAACCTAGAGAAATGACGGGcaaattaccaataaaagccttttttttcaaaatttaccgaaatgggcccattttttgattatttaccggattggtccattttccccgaaatcgcgtccacgtcggtagcgacttGTCGACTTGGAAGGAAATCGCATCCTTTAGGGAGCGACTTCCTTCCATGTCAGCaagtcgcgctgacgtggaagCGATGTCCTGACGCCACATAGCGCGTTACGGGGGACGCGATTTTCACGTTTTTTTCCAAGTTTGGTTTTTTTgacttttagggtttagggttcaggctttttagggtttttaggtcccagaataaattatttcaagttaacgtttctgagcaaatagtataaaatcgcttctaccaggatgctatttgagaagaaattgtgaaatcgcgctctcgtggacgcgattttgctacagtaggtcatgtaagaaattttttttgacgtttctgagcaaatagtataaaattgcttctaccaggatgctatttgagaagaaattgtgaaatcacgccctcgtggacgcgattttgctactgATAGTAAGTTtaatgaggctataaattaggcagaaaatgttcttagaatgcataagtcatagcgaaacaatttagagaggctaagaaagttagagtttcaaaatgagtgaacgtattagtgctgttatttactacgatggtgaggtttgccacaccgagaatggtgttgtttttttgtcggagaatacggtgcggctgtcatttaaccagaacatagatttgacagaacttcgtaaaagaattaggcgtaaaatcttcggaacgacgccaataaaagttctgtcaatcacgtatcgattttgtccttgtgttgatccggtgacatatgactcgttcgacataaaaggtgcttgtagcttggaggcaatggtgcagactcatcttgctagtggagcaacttatattgagttatatgtacaatttacgtcgccaactaatgtacttccgtccggtgttcgagatgtatacacgacccctggccgacactcggttagcgggttacaaaatacggaacagcccatgttcggtagcggtgtcgaatgcacatcccccgtAAGACACTCTGTCAGTGGATgagacatgtacgtcggtggctcgacgtttgatgctggaaatacgtattggggaacggcatcaagttctagtggatggTAATCTACATCTAATTAGGggcgttatcaaatgcccaaaagaagggatgacgtactacctacgacgtcaaccggtgaggggacgtcgtacgttacagatgattgtgggttagaagatgattCTGAtatggatccacctcgagagccgggcaggatggtgcagaagttggcttattttctgaatcggagcctattccaacagaaggtgaagatgctgaaaggagttcagatgataaagaaaatccacgattcagagcatactcaccttcAGCctacatgcataatgtcgatctgtctgcagatgataCGTTAAAGTTtctagatctaccacaccggttgcgcgatagtacaagttcgggggtagatttcggtgaacttgaagttggtaatcagtttaccaacaaggatagttttattggtgctttgaaacagcatagcataaaaaacggcgttaattaccacgtcgttaaatcaaaatctgataagtttgaggcgaagtgtgcggtgcaagacgacacatgttcatggaaaaccTACGCCTtattaaggaaaaggacagggtttgtgggagataaaaaagtacaaaggtccacatacatgtgctgcaggtacagtattgaatgtatctgaataatacttttattttgcaatgttgcattatttaatgtactccttctgtaggtgtttcacaagatcatcccaaaatggattcagctatgttagctagcttgatactgcccacgataaAAACAGATCCTAGAACTTCAGTGCCGctgttaattgccaatatccgtagccaaatggggtacacgccctcttactgCAAGGCTttgatagctaagcaaaaggtgttggagaagatgcatagtgggtgggatgcctcatataatgaaatatggcagtggtgtcaggtgctagagagatacgtcccaggtgccatcacagaccttgaaacggaacatgcgtactacaacggccgattgatacgtggatgccaagtgttcaaatgcctgttttggacctttaagcaataccgagacgcatttccatactacaagccgttggtacaaattgacggtaccttcatgttcggtaggtatactcatcggctattggttgCGATGTACAGACTCGGTGGGAGAATttttccaattgcatttgcaataacaccgggggagtcgtttgatgactgagatttctttctctctaggttaaagaggcatgtgtgcccccaacctgatatctgtgttatttgaGACCGGggcgccggtatactagctgcatttgatcgagagagaagcttgtggcagcgcacacaccatagatattgcctaagacacgttgcttcgaactactacaggcaatatccatctaagagcgaacgacgacaagtgaccaacatgggtatttagtctataactgtattatttcgtttgtcaatttgaattagttttattggtagaagtggtataaaatattcgctatgatcttatattcccagggtatgaaataaataaagatcgttttcatgagatgttggcaattttacgatcccaaaacggagaaggggcggactacctttgtaacatacgtttcgaataGTGgtcacaagcatacgacggaggcctacgatatggccatatgacgtcgaacctggcagaatgcataaattctgttcttaaaggaacgcgccatctaccgataacatcggttatacgagagacatattttcgtttagcggcgctatttccaaagcgagtagcaagttatgcaggccagatgcaatgtggccatgtatggtgcagtaaggtagttcaagaaattaacaaggcgaaggcgagggcaaacatcatgcacacagtgtgtcacgatcgagacaatttatggtttcgtgtgacggagtttgacagaccgcaccaaggtgttgttggcgggcaatatcgtgtacacttgcgaaacaggacttgtgactgtgggaagtttgatgcacttcgttatccatgcgctcatgttattgcagcttgtcagaaactccgtctggatccgatgagttatgtggacgaagtgtacaaattagaaaacatgtacaacgtatggagacacgttttcccacatgtcccagatgaacgtaagtggttgtccgtatctcttgctccttttaagctgttatcggatagagaattgcatcGCAAACCAAAGGATCGACCTTGCTCCACTAGAATacggaacaatatggatatccgagaaacagccagtcaacagaagttgtgcggatggtgtaggaacccatgccatacaagtcgatcatgccctaatcacaatagttgaatgtaattttaaaaaaaatatattttattcaattattaattgataactgtattaattgttagtaaaattatcaaattagtttaatttttaattgttagtaccggtcaaaacattttaccaaatctaacattatgtaaaattataattattaagtcaaaattTGTGTTAATGGTTATTAAAATTGCCATGCACacagtaaaattattaagtcaaaaattgtgttaatggttagtaaaattatcaaattatgaaaaattattaagttaggttagggttagggtttttaattaggttagggttatgGTTacggtttttaattaaattaggttggagttagggtttttaattgggttatgttagggttagggtttttaattaatttaggttagggttagggtttgtaattaaattaggttagggttagggtttttcaattaagttaggttagggttagtgtttttaattaaattaggttggagttagggttttttaattaagttaggttagggttagtgtttttaattaaattaggttggagttagggtttttaattgggttatgttagggtttttaattagggtttaggttagggttagggtttaggttagggtttttaattaaattaggttagggttagggtttttaattagggtttaggttagggtttttaattaaattaggttagggttagggttttttaattaaattaggtttagggttaaggtttttaattgggttatgttagggttagggtttttaattaatttaggttagggttagggtttgtaATTAAACCAGGTTAGGATTAgagttttttaattaagttaagttagggttagagtttttaattaggttatgttagggttagggtttttaattaagttaggttagggctagggtttttaattaaattaggttagggttaggggttttaattagggtttaggttaaggtttttaattaaattaggttagggttagggtttttaattagggtttaggttagggtttttaattaaattaggttagggtttttaaataggttttaggttagggtttttaattaaattaggttagggtttttattacatcaaataaacttctattttattacatcaaataatatcaaaataactcgaaaAACTTTCTATGcgtattacatcaaataaacttctattttattacatgaaataatatcaaaataactcgaaaAACTTTCTATGcgtattacatcaaataaacttttattttattacatcaaataataaatttaaatacggcaatcaatgtctatgcccgggggattcggttccacatggcgGTATGTCGTGATTCTGTACCGgattcctccttcctctagCTTCCGGCGGCGGTTGTTCTTCCTCCGGTGGTTTTTCTGGTTCTTCCGGTTCGGCATCTAGTTGTCGGACTTGGGatgatgatccaccttcaaagaatagtgtatgtggaggtgtttgcatcatgaacggcgacggtgtttgaaagccatacgttggtggggattggtaaaaaggagagctcctcGACGGCCCCCCTTGCGATCCCTCCTGCGCCGCTGGCCTATATATCGGCGGTCCGCtcggcataacaggaaatggagctgaaccagGCATTtgactccaacctgccataggattcggaaaaggatacatgtaagGGTTAgagtacatataagggctaggaaacgcacttggaatcatctgaaaaggcggttgcgtgggtatcatcggttgaattgctgcgtcaggtgactgtgtcggtgctctcgtGCGGGAcagtgattgcatggccgctgatgatgagccgggtgactgtctgggcctcgttgaagGGCTGCCTTCGTAGTCTTGTcctcttggatttagaggcccgcgcctttcctttccgacacgtatttgccactgcctctcctctggcgtcagtaaatacggcttgccatggatcctaaaccatggcatgtattctggaacgcacgctaactccggaacgatgattggttcccgagtaggttgatattcatgccgattttcccacatttctaTGTACCCGGACCAGTATCTAggccaatccgtacctaatagccgaaggtcAATTTTGTGGTGATCGTTAAACTCCTCAGGGTCCacaggaatcggttgtctacatccaaactgtcgtagcacttTGTCTGTCTGGTGCGGCTCCACGGTTGCGAAGTTGATCAGCACGACTTTGACGTGCCAAGCGTTCAGATTTTGTAAAACTCTTCCGGTATTACTGCCTGAAttgtcggatcctcgtatggtgtccattgaaactatatgaacatgatagaaatattagttatatacataatactaaatactaaatactaaatactaaatactaaatactaaatactaaatatctatttgcaataatacttacttctgcttccgaccgttggtccaatagaagccgtatatcttcaagtttggtaggtaatcgagcattaCTTGcaggatggttccacctaattaaataaatttttagcattcttttatttttaaaatctacataataattgtaaaatctaatataaaatttacctcgttatgagtgggaatgtatatgggtggtccactcgaggacgtagaaatggaaagcgaaaccgtgcccatgactgcagtagtgacaggcaacctccgattttcgctctcctcggtcgcgtcgccccgcacatctcccgatacaACGTTGCCAAGAccgcagacccccaactaaattcaccggctTCTCTAAAATCTACGATTTTCAgaagccatcttagatgtacgcagctccgtgacgtgtcgggcatcagataacctccaattatttgaagaatgtatgcccgagcatatcagattctttcaatttcggttgaattttcATCCGGATTAgggaatgtgtcacgtaaccagcccatctcgatattacctccctccattttatccggaatagcgcccaaaagctcgtaacacaccgcctcccaattgctagattgagCAGTCCCGGTGACTGGCTTCCCGTcgaccggcaatcccaattgcagactcacatcttctagagtgatagtgcactctccacatggaagatggaatgtgtgcgtctcgggtctccacctctcgatcaacgcactgattagtttcgggtacaacttgcatccccggcctaccgtcaccatgtgccaaaaacccgcttcccgcaggtagttctctaccaacggtgatggaggaccatgcatgttccggatattgcattccaatacccgatctacagacttttataacaaataataaattaataattatctaaaaaagcacaaataaaaattcttaaataatatttaaaaattaaatttaacacttgcCATTTCCATTTGTTCCACCAATATATGATGcctatcaagacgagtcaatgatccggccattgatgaaatcgtagaaatttttacgatttataaaaatataaaaaaaatttaaaactattttaaaaaaggaaattgagagcaaattgaaattaaatatgggtttgagagattttggaatgaaattgagaggaaattgaaattaaatatggatttatgagaattttggaaggaaattgagagaaaattgggaggaaattgagaggaaatatgagggaggatttgtttgtgaaaaaatataaaggggtagggggtatttatagttttcttttttttgacctttgggggggcaacggtcaaatttttgaccgttggacACTTTTTCACTGTGTGGAAGCGACATGCAAGTTGACGTCGGTATGATAAGCTACTTCAATGAAATCGCTTCCTCTAGGACGCGATTTCTGAAGTCAAGACATCATACCGACGCGGGTCATGATAATCCGACGCTGCCCCCGACATTCTTGttgatgtggacgcgatttcggggaaaatggaccaatccggtaaataatcaaaaaatgggcctatttcggtaaattttaaaaaaaacagagcttttattggtaaattgcccaGAAATGACCTCCGATTTAGtgtagtaaaaaaataatttttttaatttgacaatAATGACCATACTTTTAGCTGTGATttacttctttttcttcaaaagttgaaatattttcttacctaaagtttttatccttttttcaatctaagtatgatattaattgtgaaaataatacttcatattattataaagaaatgaattaactatgaaaaataattaaaatagttatcatttaatataataaataatttaaaatgataccataattaattaaaatgttataaaaatattataatacataataatattttattaaataaaattacaaatccacattaataatttcataaaaataaaataatttaaaaatcttattatatatcatttttaatctaatgtcaTTAATAAGCATTTTCTATTCTCACATCACTCTTACAACAACGTTTAAATCTAAACGCACACCTCATTACTATTTTTAGTCGCATTACTACAATATCCAATCTCGCATCTATAATAATTAATCTTGTCGTTACTGTTGTTTTAACTTTACCAGAGGTAAACACACCACCCATCCAAAAGAAGCTTAAGTTGGTGCTCGGTTGACCCATGACACCAATTCAGTAAAACACTTAAAATGAAGATACTTCTTTTGACATTTGAAGTACATCATAATGAGCCTCTAAAATTAAAGCACAAAAGTTCTAAAAAATCCATGTGACACATTTGAAAAaatgtcttttttatttaaaaacagtGTTAAAAATGAACCATaacttataataaataaatattttaagtttcaaaatgaactcaaaaatttaaaatttcaagtgcGAAAATGAATATACTTCAATGACCAAATCattatttaatcctttcatTTTCACTACATCTTTAAAGAAGTAGTTATCATCCTTTAACATTATTAGTAAAATCTAAACTTTTCATTGAGTGTATTATataatctttcatattttattaatggaatattttaattttttcttaaggtaattttaatatgttgtagAACTTGTGAATGTTGGCTAAATAGATGTTCAACTTTAATGagttgtttttattaataattccTTTTGTAAGGCTAATAATTAACTCCTTAaccatttcattttctcttaatAAAGTGAAGTGTTGCATCTGTTTTGAATGgccaaatctaaaatataaattttctctaaattcCTACAAAATTCTCTCTAAATTATGctgtttaatataattttttagggttgataaaagacctatttataggctgaaatTCGTGTGAATATATGACTAAAATATCCATTAAATAATCAGAGTTAGTATGGAAAAGGATAACAAAGTTTGACTAGGAGAAGAAATACGCTTTAGTAAGGAACATGTCTCCATGTCCTAACGTTGTTTACCGACTCATTGGGATGTTACACATCGCATCGTCAGGATGCCAATTTCTTCTCACCAGGACGTCGTGTGTCGTGTTGGTAGGACGTCGACTCTTCCTCATCACGATGTCGACTCTATTTCAGTCAAAATGCGAGGTACACTCCACAAATCTCCACTTTGACTCGTATTTTTGCAACGCTTTCTTTACCGAGCCCCGTCAAGGGCCTAACTCAATCTTTGTCAAATACTTACCAAGTCTAAGTAGTGCTTGAATTtggaaattgaaagaatttttgtCATCATATCGCCTAGATTGTTTTTTGTGCCGATTTTGTGAATCTGAACATCTCATTGAACAACCACTTCCTGAACAAAGTGATACCAAATGTCTATGTGTTTTGTTCTTTCGTGATGCATCTAATCTTTAATGAGATATATGATACTTTGAATATCACAATATACAATAGTCTTGTCGTTTTTATCAACCAATTCCCCAAATAGACGTATCAACCAAATGACCTCTTTCACAACCTCTGTGATAGACATATATTCTGCCTCTTTAGTTGATAATGCCACAATGGCCTGTAAAGTGGCTTTCCAGCTAATAGTGCAATTGTGGAAAAGACTTTTTTACCtacataatacaaaaataaaaaattaaatacttaaatggTATGCCAATCccattatttactaaaatggtATGTTTGCAACAGAACCAAGGGGTGGAGGGAGAGAAATGGGCGGCACTAGTATTTTCTGGTGTAGAAATACGATTTAATTGATGGAGGGTGAGTGAGGTGACACCAGTGGAGGGTGAGAAAGAGGCGGCACCGGTGGAAGGTGAGAAAGAGGCAACACCCGTGCTGAACCTATTTAAAAGTAGTGTTTTCTTAACATTTTTGAAGGATAAGAATAGAAGGGGAAAAATTGGTTGTAGAAGGAGAGAAAACAGAGAAGAATTCAATGttagtatatattaatttttttcagtatttttttaaaaaattaattattaagaaatttaattatttttacagatttattattaaagatggataatcaatttttcatatgagtttatttcgatggagtaattttgacaacaatagttggatgtatatttgaatgccGCCAACAAATAgtaatgagatttaatagaaatgtctcggTTGATGATATGAAAGAAATGATCAGTGCAAAAAAATTTAGATGTTGTGGGAGGAAGATCTCGAGACTATTACACAAATTTTTAGTTTCGATAGATCTCATAAAATTCACCGAGATGGAACTTGTAGACAATGAAGACATGGAGACATGGAGACAATGGTCGCACTTTATTGTCCGGATCAGAGTCACAAAACTGATCTGATTTAGTTGTTTGCTGAGTTCATTAATGTGGAGCCAGCTGAAGATTCCACTCCATTAGGTGAAGAATGTGGAGTTCAAGATCCGTGTACAGTGATTCTGAGAGCGTACATTGATAGGAGATCAACTTTATGCGGTGTCGACATCGATTTTAATGCTCCACCTACGTCTGAGAACCTTAATCTAGGTTCCTGTTTACAAATACATTCGGTGGTGATTGAGACCGATGCGGATGGCGATGATGTATATGATAATAATGGTTTTTCTAATCACGAGGTTGAAGAGTATAGTGATCTCGATCTAGACAAGGTCCTGGATGATATCAATAACGAAGGCAcgaatgatgatgaaaatgttaATGTATCTTCAATTGGGAACCCGAATCGAGGCATTATGATATGCAATGATCTTGGGGCACACATGTTGATCATAGATCTAATGCGGCGCATGCGTTTAAATTCCCAGAATACCCCGATATACTACTTGCTCACCGGTTGGCCATATATTTTGGACATGAGAAGTTGTTCGTGGGCTAAAAATTCGCTACCAAGGAAGAATGTGTATTTGCCATTAAGCAGTATAGCATAAATGTGTCAGTTGATTATAAAGTTGTTATGTTtaaaccaacattatatattG includes the following:
- the LOC105787923 gene encoding protein SRC2 homolog, which translates into the protein MLSQVYQNIFFFALYFMESTGGFIELRVISCKSLKAFNFFQKLSVYAFVYIAGDDDKKTDRKQLKRTPTDREGDGNPEWNHTIRFEVSDDLFRDCDKIFVHFDLRHEGAMFGDKTIGEVVVPLLDLIQESNNGVVRFVTYQVRTTDGKANGELNFSFKVVNIGKDEGSKVETPASLITGYPLFYHHSPAPEPSLEVESESPKAHYPVLDLEDMLVQGPHQLHPTSSGSQHLNLIQETNYFLPQNGYYELPPPPPPPPPPPPLPYPPPPPAATAYGGPYYYRHPPPPPGSNIWGLTPYVGGPGYCAPDGTQLGSADVPLETWPSGWQE
- the LOC128034623 gene encoding uncharacterized protein LOC128034623, producing the protein MTSNLAECINSVLKGTRHLPITSVIRETYFRLAALFPKRVASYAGQMQCGHVWCSKVVQEINKAKARANIMHTVCHDRDNLWFRVTEFDRPHQGVVGGQYRVHLRNRTCDCGKFDALRYPCAHVIAACQKLRLDPMSYVDEVYKLENMYNVWRHVFPHVPDERKWLSVSLAPFKLLSDRELHRKPKDRPCSTRIRNNMDIRETASQQKLCGWCRNPCHTSRSCPNHNS